The DNA sequence aatttaatatatagccAACCGCTAAATTAATCCTTTCCCATAGTTACACGTTTTTTTTTCTATGTCAAGTATGTCTGCATGAATGTTCTAAATTTAGGGGAACTTTACTTCCTAGGTCGAGACGTAAAATGAAATACTTTTGCATTTTTTTGGTatacaaaatctaaaataagCATAACTGTCGAGAAGCAAAACAATGTATTCACACATCCCAAACTTAGGCAAATCTATACAAGGCTGTAggcaaaaaaaatgaaaaatatctaTAGAAAATTACTAATAGGAAACCTTGTCCACTAACAATAATCAGATCCAGCTGTGACAGAGGCAGGACATAACTCCAGCTCACTACTATAAAAAAGTCTAATGACATGTTTAGTTGTTCTTGATAGTTCTggacaaatttaatataaaatgaaaacTCTAAATTTCGTTTTCCATACGGATCTTTTGTTCTACAAAAGACGTATCAAGTATAAGAAGTAAATATAATCATTaaagtttttaattttagtaaaaCTCAGTtgttttataagaaaaaaaaatgatgctTAGGAATTTGTTCTACATTTTCCATTCATTCTGAAATCAAAGATGGTCAGGATACCTGTCAACAGAATCCCATGTATGGGTGATTGTTATTAATGcaacaaaaatttgaatatataaatgGACTTTGTATATTTTACAGAGTCAAGAAGCTGCGTATGATATGTACAATTGGTACAATTCTTTTCCCACTATATCTCAAAATGAACTAACACAGCACCCAGGGAAAAGAGTCATAAAGAACACAAAATATCGACTCTCAAATGACAAGCTAATTAGCACATTCGACAGTGACACTTTAAACTGATAACTACAATTTGACATGTAAATACTGGCAGCTGATCAACACAATAGACTTTTATTCAGAATGATATGACAAGCCTTTCAAGGTCCATGCCACCATAAACACACTTGGCAAAGAATAAAAATTGTTTGACAAGGAAGATGGCGGTAGAAAGTGGAAGTAGTGACTTACGGCAGTGGCAGATGTGGTCAAAGACTTGAGCCCGGCAGTACATGCATGTGCCTCTGGCAACATTGAGAAGTCATTGGCATTCAATCTGGCTGTCACATCACCATACAACCATTTTAACCATTCAGAAACAAATCTGAATGCATAAGCCGAAGCCAGCAAAGGGAAAAGCCTGTTCTGCTGTGTTTTGTAATCAATGACCTAGTAAAGGAACAATGGaaaagcatttagataattgaAGAAAATGCTTTTGAGCATCTCCAGGAATCAAATTACATGCCTTTTAATCATTTCATGGCAACACCAAccacaaaagaaaaataatgaatattcAACATTATTAAACAGTGGACAGTTTGAAAAGAACAGTGGGAATTCTTTAAGGCTtaattcagattttaattaCCTGAGTCTCCATCCCACCATTCTGTGAACCAAATTGTCTGCGAACACAACTGTATCTTGTAGCAACAGTAACTGCCCTAGATAAAGCAATTGAAGCATCTGTTACAATATTTTGCCGGACATATACCATAGTCCCATATATAAGCTGGCGAGGAACATCAGAATATGTACATTTTCCTTCTCTTGAAACCTGCAAGACTCtgaataattcaaataatattagaataaCGATcatatttatgtgtgtgtgtgtataactaTAGTGCCATAGCTCAAGAATAGAATCCAGCAGAACACACACTACAAAAACACCGCTTTGTAATTTATAGTTTAGACATATGCGGTATACAATTGTGGTTGAGATCTTACGTGCATGACAATATGCAGACAAATAACATATACAGTATACAATTGTGGTCGACAACTTAGTTGCATGACAATATGCAGATAAATAACAATATATTCTTGTATAGCAGGAATGTAAGAACTTGACCAAAACATAATGGAATAGAAAGAGTAAAATTAGGCCCCCATCTTGCATGTGTTCCTCTTCCACCCAAAATACTTCTTGTATCAATTAAAAAAGTTTCCCTGTTATATCCAGTTGATCAGATAGTGTTCAAGAATAGACTCTAGAGACTCTAATTGTTATGTCTTTGCTCTAGAGATTGTTATATGGCTAGACACAGGGAACCAGACATGTGAAATTGCTTGTGCCTGCCAAGGGAAACACTTTGGTAGAACCTATGTCAGCTTTCTAAATAGCAGGCCATGTTTTCCTTTGTCCGATTAAGCACAGAACTGACGCAATGAATATGGTCTCGTCAGAGCACTATAGGATATTGCCTGAAGGctgtaacaaaaaaaaatcaacccCAAAGCTGACAAGTTTTAGCAGCTTCTCAGATTCAAACCCATGAATTCGATTTGTCAACTAGTATTTCTTTTAAGTTTACCTGACCACTTGCTGAAAAATATGAAGATCATAGTCTTTCTTTCAAGTTTCCTGATCACTTCCTCAGAAAATAAGAACGCAATAGTAACTAGTGTTCCGACAAGTACTCAAGCAACCACGAATTTAAGTTTAAGCCAGATAGAGTTCAATAAATTTATTGTCTACACATGCTTGGGGAACAACAATAATGGGGCTGAATTTCATATAACTTAAAAAAAGACAATGGCATAACATTAAAACAACTACACAAGAAAGAAAATAGATTCGAAGTGGTGTTGCATAGATTTTTTAACATACCGCATCAACATTTGGTTTCTAGGTATACGCACGTGATCAAATCTTAACACACCATTGTCCATTGTGTTGTATCCTCCATTGCCAAATTTCGTACCAATATCACCAACAGTTATGCCCGGAAGAGGTAAGTGGTCCTCTAAGCTCCGCAGTTGGACAATAAAACCTTCAGAGTATTTGCGGATGCAATGTCATACTAGTTTTGCTAATTTATAAACTAAAACATTACTAGTgttgttaaaatattaatcttatAGCCTTGTAGTTGATTAAACAGGAAGAAAgtagtatatgtatatgtgtgtccacacacacacacagataatCAAAATAGGGACATTCAGTGTAAAGTAAAACAACTTCTATTATGGAATCAAAACAAAAGCCTACAAGGACTGATAAAAGGTAATGGAGAGTGTATTTGCTTGAACAATATCCAGAAAAAGATGAGAAAGAGTTGATTGTGATTACCATGTACCCCATGGTCTTGACCCTCAATTATAAGACGAGCATAAACAACAGCATGTGTCGATACTTTACCCAAACCTCCAGGCCACCActgttaaaataaattaaattagggACATAAGTGAAAGTTTAAGATATATTAATAGAGCAAAATTGAAAGTTTACCAAGTTTCACATTTAGAAAGTTTAAATACCAAATAGTAttattctttctttctttctgaaaAAGTATcagtagtatttttaaaataggCTCTAGTTTTTTTCCTATGAACTAGGACTACAAGTGATGGACAAGCTTTGCTATCTGAGAAGTGTCCAGAAAGGAGATACTATCAGAAAACATAATACTCACTTTGCTTGATGTAAGTGTTGGACTGTGAATTACAAACTCATCCGTTGTGGAATCAAATGTGGCAGTGGTTTCAAGACCTTGTACATTGGATCCATGACCAAGTTCAGTTTGTGCATAGCAACCgataatttgcattttctcggCAAGCTTTAACCACTTTTCTTGTTGTTCCTCAGTACCTTGTCCTCTTATAGCAGGAACAAACATTCCCTGCCAGGATAGAGAAAAAAGCGTTTGAATGAGCCACAGTCAGAGACTTAATGGAGTGGGTTCTGTTCTCTCTTTATATGAATTGAAACAATTCAGAAACAATGATAGTTGCCAGTCCAGAGTGAAACAAACCAGCTCCTTGTGCCAATTAACagacacaaattaatttttacagtTAATCTATACATTACCATAAGCAGAACCAGTTAAAACAGAGAATAGAATTTACCCAATGAAGATCTGTGTAAGTGGGCTCGTCGATGAAAAATCTTAGCTTAGTTGCCTCTTCATCTACAATATAACAATTATAACCGCGTAAGAAATAAAAACCGCAACTGCAAATCATAAGTCAACTCTTCTGGGATTATTACATAATTAAGAACCTTGATCAAAGACCTACAAGTTAGATTAAGTTCATCGACCCTCTTGAATGCATGAGCTGATTTTTCAAGGGTGCTCTTGAACAAGGCCTTTCTGTCAAGCATAGTCCTATTATCCTTCCGAAAAACCTAAATCCATTACAAGAGATATCAAGCAGtagacaaaaaaataattagaaaaaacaCAAAATGTGTTTGGCAGTTAAAGTGACCTTACAATTTGATAAGATTTATTTGAAGCGACATTCTACAAGTTGCTTTAAAATTGCTATATCAAATCCTAAGACCTATCTGATGTAGTGGTCTCCTATAGTACCAACTAACAACTGATAGTCCTATACGATAGCAAGCCaagaaaaatatgttttttaaattttaagagtATATTTATTCTTAAAGTGCCTAGTACTGGATAAATATTGATTGCTGAGGTCAGATATAGCAATTTAGCACTATACCGGGCTATCTAGAGTAGTCATGTTAATGAAAAAAAACCAAAGGCACCTGTAATTATTCTAAATAGTTTCACTGTTTGACATAGTCTTGGGGGATTAAGTTGATCATTTTAAGACCATTTGCTAAATAATAATGGTGTGAATTGAATGAGTAAGATATTGAAATGGTATATCACAGAATTAAAATTGAACTATCCACGTATTTTGGGATTTAAGAAGGATAGTAGCTTTTCAAAATATTCTGAAAAAAGATGATAGTAGAATGATGACACAATCAGATAATTTaatgtttttgatatttatgcttttttttcaaaataagcgCTGTTTTGTTTACTACACAATACTAGTCATATTACTAGACATTGTTTGTCTTAGACTAGAATTATCTAACAAAATGTTTTAATATCTACTATATTGTTATTGGACATACATGTGTCAAAGAGTCGGATATTTATTATATACCACGCTTCTAATTTGACAATAATTTCCTAAATATAGAAgaataaattaatcaaattaaatataaaacatattaagtTTACATTggctaataaatatatatatcatacttATATAGAGAAAATTTCTACGAAGACCACAGTCAGAACGATATATGTTTTGCAATATTCTACCCGAACATATCTCATCTCCCATATCTCCAAATAAATATTGGTCTTCATACAATGAGCTCGTTTGGCTTATCTTAAATTTTCAATAAGTCACTTATTTCCGATAAAAGTACGTAATGTATACATTTTTCTCATaataagtgacttatttctGCAGGAATGTCAAACACTTGTTAAATACTCGATACTTAAAAGTACTATGTAAATGTGGAATTTTTTGCcaaaataaatcagaaataaGGGGGTCAAACATGCCCCGTATCCTATTAGTATTCAGCCTAATTTCCACTTATCCAATTAATCACACAAAggtcatatgacaatttttacAACATTTTTCGATCATGTCACAACATAGCAACAAAAGATTATCTAATTCCCGACAAAACTTCACCACTCAAATAACACTACCAAGTCaacccaaaaaatttcaaaagcaTATAAATCAAGTAAATCACAATCACAAACAAACACATTCAACAATTACGAAACAAAGAAGATTGagatatatagagatatattaCAGGATCACTGGCCACCATCTTGGACATACGATCAGTGAGATCGAAAGCGTGCTTGGAACCAGCCCAAACAATCTTCATTTCATCCACATCAAACTCAGCTTTCCTCCTCTCATCACCCAAGTAATCAACTCCTTCCATTTCTTACTTGAATTACAAACTCAAACTAGCTCAAACTTAACTACAATTGTTTGAATATTATATAGACACGACTTATGTATGTAACAGAATGTGTATGTATGTAACAGAATGTGGGTCTCTCCGTGTGGTAGTTTTGAGTTGGGGTAGTTTTAAATGTGTTAGAAATGAGTTGTTCTAGTCGCAGTAGTTTTGATGAATAAAATAATGGTTAATACTAATTTAAGTTTCGGACAGGGTTGTTGAATTGTATGTATCGCCGGCTGGGCCCAAAAAGAGGATGTACGGGTATCAGAGGATCTAGGCCCGGACGGTTAAATgtccttttttatatttatcacgAGTTTGTCAATCTCCAACTACATGTGTCTACGTGTCTCCACAAACGGAGATGGTGATTTATTTAAACATGAGAGATGTCGGGTAGTTTGAACAATTTCGGAATAGATTTCAGTATGCTAATTCGGGAAAAGTCAATTAGATTTAAAATTGGAAGAAACTGAATCAATtagaattaaattaaaattgaaattgattttcCGACCAGGTTGGAATCGaactgaaaaaataaaatatatctgattattaataatatatttatataaaattttatatctcatgatagaaattaataaaatagaaatGAATCAGAAACAAATGCAACGAGAAGTCCATGGGGGATTGAGTGGTAGCTTTGTTGAAAGTCAAGTGGGGCTGATGAGTGGTAGCTTTGTTGAAAGTCAAGTGGGGCTGAGTAGGATCTGAGGATTTTACCCGttggtttcaaattacatgtccactttcaaaatatcacatagtttaagaaaagtggatgttcaCAAATTCATTGTATTAAATGACCATAACACGTGGTATGAGGTTGAtctaagaaatataaataaggagtaatgtggagtagaattgactttggaaatataattttgcattga is a window from the Daucus carota subsp. sativus chromosome 8, DH1 v3.0, whole genome shotgun sequence genome containing:
- the LOC108199991 gene encoding peroxisomal acyl-coenzyme A oxidase 1; amino-acid sequence: MEGVDYLGDERRKAEFDVDEMKIVWAGSKHAFDLTDRMSKMVASDPVFRKDNRTMLDRKALFKSTLEKSAHAFKRVDELNLTYEEATKLRFFIDEPTYTDLHWGMFVPAIRGQGTEEQQEKWLKLAEKMQIIGCYAQTELGHGSNVQGLETTATFDSTTDEFVIHSPTLTSSKWWPGGLGKVSTHAVVYARLIIEGQDHGVHGFIVQLRSLEDHLPLPGITVGDIGTKFGNGGYNTMDNGVLRFDHVRIPRNQMLMRVLQVSREGKCTYSDVPRQLIYGTMVYVRQNIVTDASIALSRAVTVATRYSCVRRQFGSQNGGMETQVIDYKTQQNRLFPLLASAYAFRFVSEWLKWLYGDVTARLNANDFSMLPEAHACTAGLKSLTTSATADAIEECRKLCGGHGYLCSSGLPELFAMYVPACTYEGDNVVLLLQVARFLVKTVSQLGSGKQPVGTTAYMGRAEHLMQCRSNVERAEDWLNPSAILEAFEARAFRMVVSCAQSLRNFPSPEEGFAELSADLAEVAIAHCQLIVVSKFIDKLKQEIPGKGVKQQLKNLCNIYALSLLHKHQGEFLATSSITAEQASLANTQLRNLYSQVRPNAVALVDSFNYTDHYLGSILGRYDGNVYPKLYEAAWKDPLNESVVTDGYVEYIKPLLKGKLHLSRL